A DNA window from Motilibacter rhizosphaerae contains the following coding sequences:
- a CDS encoding helix-turn-helix transcriptional regulator encodes MSTELGEFLRTRRESVRPEDVGLPAGRGRRTPGLRREEVASLAGLSVDYYTRLEQARRPSPSRQVLLALARALQLTEAERSHLLALGGYGACQGLGMSREVPQSILQLVDRLDHVPALVISAARDVLVWNSLAAALFGDLTRLAPEDRNLVWLTFVGCGEDRFAHADRPGYARDSAAELRAASGRYPQDQQLQRLVRRLLERSPEFAEAWARHEVAEHQSRTKRIIHREVGELVLDQELLVLPEQEQRLILLTAAPGSASYERLQLLRVLGTQQLSAVS; translated from the coding sequence GTGAGCACCGAGCTGGGGGAGTTCCTCCGCACCCGCCGCGAGTCCGTGCGACCCGAAGACGTCGGGCTGCCGGCAGGCCGCGGACGTCGTACGCCCGGGCTGCGCCGCGAGGAGGTCGCGTCGCTGGCCGGGCTGTCGGTCGACTACTACACGCGCCTCGAGCAGGCCCGCCGTCCGAGCCCGTCGCGCCAGGTGCTCCTGGCCCTGGCCCGCGCCCTCCAGCTCACCGAGGCCGAGCGCAGCCACCTGCTCGCGCTGGGTGGGTACGGCGCCTGCCAGGGCCTCGGCATGTCGCGCGAGGTGCCGCAGAGCATCCTGCAGCTGGTCGACCGGCTCGACCACGTCCCGGCGCTCGTCATCTCCGCGGCCCGCGACGTGCTGGTCTGGAACTCCTTGGCAGCAGCGCTCTTCGGCGACCTCACGCGCCTGGCGCCGGAGGACCGCAACCTCGTCTGGCTCACCTTCGTCGGCTGCGGGGAGGACCGCTTCGCGCACGCGGACCGGCCCGGCTACGCGCGTGACAGCGCGGCGGAGCTCCGGGCCGCGTCCGGGCGCTACCCGCAGGACCAGCAGCTGCAGCGGCTCGTCCGCCGCCTGCTGGAGCGCAGCCCGGAGTTCGCGGAGGCGTGGGCGCGCCACGAGGTCGCCGAGCACCAGAGCCGGACCAAGCGGATCATCCACCGCGAGGTCGGCGAGCTCGTGCTGGACCAGGAGCTGCTCGTGCTCCCCGAGCAGGAGCAGCGGCTCATCCTGCTGACGGCTGCGCCGGGCAGCGCGTCGTACGAGCGCCTGCAGCTGCTCCGCGTGCTGGGGACGCAGCAGCTCTCCGCCGTCTCCTGA
- a CDS encoding DUF4287 domain-containing protein, whose amino-acid sequence MSHGHSDETHAQLISRIPTTTGREVGDWLQALEAGPSLLRFDERVEWLRTEHDLPHGYAAAIVHEHDLRRAHRSFS is encoded by the coding sequence ATGTCCCACGGCCACTCCGACGAGACCCACGCGCAGCTGATCTCGCGCATCCCGACCACGACGGGGCGCGAGGTGGGCGACTGGCTGCAGGCCCTCGAGGCCGGCCCGAGCCTGCTCCGCTTCGACGAGCGCGTGGAGTGGCTGCGCACCGAGCACGACCTCCCGCACGGCTACGCCGCCGCGATCGTGCACGAGCACGACCTGCGCCGGGCGCACCGCTCCTTCAGCTAG
- a CDS encoding cystathionine gamma-synthase, with protein sequence MSERHGFETLAIHAGQEPDPVTGAVVPPIVQASTYKQDGVGGLRGGYEYSRSANPTRTALEECLAALEDGSRALAFASGLAAEDTVLRTLLRPGDHVIVPNDAYGGTYRLFAKVWAPWGVEYDPVDLRDLDAVRAAVRPGRTKLVWVETPSNPLLSVVDIAAVVQIATDHGAQVLVDNTFASPYLQQPLSLGADVVIHSTTKYLGGHSDVVGGALVVRDAELGERLAFHQNAAGAVPGPFDSWLVLRGAKTLGVRMDRHCANAERVVELLTRHPAVSEVLYPGLPGHRGHDIASRQMRAYGGMVSFRLVDGEAKAVEVCGRTEVFTLGESLGGVESLIEHPGRMTHASAAGSPLEVPSDLVRLSVGIETADDLLADLEKALA encoded by the coding sequence ATGAGCGAGCGGCACGGCTTCGAGACCCTGGCGATCCACGCGGGCCAGGAGCCCGACCCGGTGACCGGCGCAGTGGTGCCGCCGATCGTGCAGGCGAGCACCTACAAGCAGGACGGTGTCGGCGGCCTGCGCGGCGGCTACGAGTACAGCCGCTCTGCCAACCCGACCCGCACCGCGCTCGAGGAGTGCCTGGCAGCGCTGGAGGACGGCTCGCGCGCCCTCGCGTTCGCCAGTGGCCTCGCCGCCGAGGACACCGTTCTGCGCACCCTGCTGAGGCCCGGCGACCACGTGATCGTCCCGAACGACGCGTACGGCGGCACCTACCGGCTGTTCGCCAAGGTGTGGGCGCCCTGGGGCGTCGAGTACGACCCCGTCGACCTGCGTGACCTCGACGCGGTGCGCGCGGCGGTCCGGCCGGGGCGTACCAAGCTGGTCTGGGTCGAGACGCCGTCCAACCCGCTGCTCTCGGTCGTCGACATCGCCGCAGTCGTGCAGATCGCGACCGACCACGGCGCGCAGGTGCTGGTGGACAACACCTTCGCGTCGCCCTACCTCCAGCAGCCGCTGTCGCTCGGCGCCGATGTCGTCATCCACTCCACGACGAAGTACCTCGGCGGCCACTCCGACGTCGTCGGCGGTGCCCTCGTCGTCCGCGACGCCGAGCTGGGGGAGCGGCTGGCGTTCCACCAGAACGCGGCCGGGGCCGTCCCCGGCCCCTTCGACTCCTGGCTCGTCCTGCGCGGGGCGAAGACGCTCGGCGTCCGCATGGACCGGCACTGCGCCAACGCCGAGCGGGTCGTCGAGCTGCTGACCCGCCACCCGGCCGTCAGCGAGGTGCTCTACCCGGGGCTGCCGGGCCACCGCGGGCACGACATCGCGAGCCGGCAGATGCGGGCGTACGGCGGCATGGTGTCGTTCCGCCTCGTCGACGGCGAGGCCAAGGCCGTCGAGGTGTGCGGCCGCACCGAGGTCTTCACGCTCGGGGAGTCCCTCGGCGGGGTCGAGTCGCTCATCGAGCACCCGGGCCGCATGACGCACGCATCGGCCGCAGGCAGCCCCCTCGAGGTGCCCTCCGACCTCGTCCGGCTCAGCGTCGGCATCGAGACCGCGGACGACCTGCTCGCCGACCTGGAGAAGGCCCTGGCGTAG
- a CDS encoding LLM class F420-dependent oxidoreductase has product MDIGYTIMGEQAGPRQLVRDAVRSEQVGYDFLVSSDHYFPWLDSQGHAPYAWSVLGAVAQATERIPFMTYVTCPLFRYHPAVVAQKAATLALLSEGRFTLGLGAGENLNEHVVGLGWPPVDVRHEMFTEALEIIKGLFDGGYVTFHGQHYDVESAKLWDLPDEQVQIGIAVSGPQSCSLAGEYADLMIATEPKPELGELFDAAGGAGKPRVGQLPVSFGRDEDAAVQRAHDQFRWFGLTWKVNAELPGTAAFAAASQFVRPEDVAESIPCGDDPAAIVEALKAFDEAGFTHVALCQIGADTQEEFLAWSESELLPELRKAFPGTRSLAPSS; this is encoded by the coding sequence ATGGACATCGGCTACACGATCATGGGTGAGCAGGCGGGTCCCCGGCAGCTGGTGCGCGACGCGGTCCGCTCCGAGCAGGTCGGCTACGACTTCCTCGTCTCCTCCGACCACTACTTCCCCTGGCTCGACAGCCAGGGCCACGCGCCGTACGCCTGGTCGGTGCTGGGCGCAGTCGCGCAGGCGACCGAGCGCATCCCGTTCATGACGTACGTGACCTGCCCGCTGTTCCGCTACCACCCGGCGGTCGTGGCGCAGAAGGCGGCGACGCTGGCGCTGCTGTCGGAGGGGCGGTTCACGCTCGGGCTCGGCGCGGGCGAGAACCTCAACGAGCACGTGGTCGGCCTCGGCTGGCCGCCGGTCGACGTGCGTCACGAGATGTTCACGGAGGCCCTCGAGATCATCAAGGGGCTCTTCGACGGCGGCTACGTGACGTTCCACGGCCAGCACTACGACGTCGAGTCCGCGAAGCTCTGGGACCTGCCCGACGAGCAGGTGCAGATCGGCATCGCGGTCTCCGGGCCGCAGTCGTGCTCGCTGGCCGGTGAGTACGCCGACCTGATGATCGCCACCGAGCCGAAGCCCGAGCTGGGCGAGCTGTTCGACGCCGCAGGCGGTGCGGGCAAGCCGCGCGTGGGTCAGCTGCCGGTGAGCTTCGGGCGCGACGAGGACGCGGCGGTGCAGCGCGCCCACGACCAGTTCCGCTGGTTCGGGCTGACGTGGAAGGTCAACGCCGAGCTGCCGGGGACGGCAGCCTTCGCGGCGGCGTCGCAGTTCGTGCGGCCCGAGGACGTGGCGGAGTCGATCCCGTGCGGGGACGACCCGGCGGCGATCGTCGAGGCGCTGAAGGCCTTCGACGAGGCGGGCTTCACGCACGTGGCGCTCTGCCAGATCGGCGCGGACACGCAGGAGGAGTTCCTCGCGTGGTCGGAGTCGGAGCTCCTGCCCGAGCTGCGCAAGGCGTTCCCGGGCACGAGGTCGCTGGCCCCGTCGTCCTGA
- a CDS encoding SGNH/GDSL hydrolase family protein — MRRRSGALAVAGLVGVSAALRALVRAEVRLARRRIGRLSTPYAADGTHGDGADAIRLAVLGDSSAAGLGVADALELPAVLVARGLAAATGRRVELRTFAVVGAQTSDLRPQVEAALSAGAEVAVVMTGANDVTHRVRPEVAAAHLAAAVRALRAGGCAVVVGTCPDLGTVRPIAQPLRTWARVASRRLAAQQAAATVAAGGTSVPLGDLLGRDFHTRPGEMFSSDGFHPSAAGYRAVAEALLPAVLDVLGVRTPQAGDPLAQPLGH, encoded by the coding sequence ATGCGGAGGCGGAGCGGGGCGCTCGCGGTCGCGGGCCTCGTCGGCGTGAGCGCCGCCCTGCGCGCGCTGGTCAGGGCCGAGGTGCGCCTCGCGCGGCGCAGGATCGGCCGGCTGTCCACGCCGTACGCCGCTGACGGGACGCACGGGGACGGTGCCGACGCGATCCGCCTCGCCGTGCTCGGGGACTCGAGCGCGGCTGGCCTCGGTGTCGCTGACGCACTGGAGCTCCCCGCGGTGCTCGTGGCCCGCGGGCTCGCCGCCGCGACCGGGCGCCGGGTGGAGCTGAGGACCTTCGCCGTCGTCGGCGCGCAGACCTCCGACCTCCGGCCGCAGGTCGAGGCCGCCCTGTCCGCCGGCGCCGAGGTCGCCGTCGTCATGACCGGCGCGAACGACGTCACCCACCGGGTGCGCCCCGAGGTCGCGGCGGCGCACCTGGCGGCGGCCGTCCGGGCCCTGCGGGCGGGCGGGTGCGCCGTCGTCGTCGGGACCTGCCCCGACCTCGGGACCGTGCGCCCGATCGCCCAGCCGCTGCGGACCTGGGCCCGGGTCGCGTCCCGTCGGCTCGCGGCCCAGCAGGCGGCGGCGACGGTGGCGGCCGGTGGCACCAGCGTCCCGCTCGGCGACCTGCTCGGCCGCGACTTCCACACCCGGCCGGGCGAGATGTTCAGCTCCGACGGCTTCCACCCGTCCGCCGCGGGCTACCGCGCCGTGGCCGAGGCGCTGCTGCCGGCCGTGCTCGACGTCCTAGGGGTCCGTACGCCGCAGGCCGGCGACCCGCTCGCGCAGCCGCTCGGCCACTGA
- a CDS encoding NADPH-dependent FMN reductase: MTTTTAPVPLRLAVVTGSSRSGRYAPAVTRWFVDAVGDRADLELDVLDVADLELPADGPALPPRSGQYDAPAAALAARLSAADAFVLVVPEYNHGYPAALKHAIDATYWEWAAKPVGFVSYGGAFGGVRAVEQLRQVVVELHGTTVRDQVAVPAVYAAFDQEGRARGEVPVIGDLDALLDQLLWWGRALRAARAEVPYAA; this comes from the coding sequence ATGACCACCACCACCGCCCCCGTCCCCCTCCGCCTCGCCGTCGTCACGGGCAGCAGCCGCTCCGGCCGGTACGCGCCGGCCGTGACCCGCTGGTTCGTCGACGCCGTCGGCGACCGGGCGGACCTCGAGCTGGACGTGCTCGACGTCGCGGACCTCGAGCTCCCCGCCGACGGTCCCGCGCTCCCGCCCCGCTCCGGCCAGTACGACGCCCCGGCCGCCGCCCTCGCCGCGCGGCTCAGCGCCGCGGACGCCTTCGTGCTCGTCGTGCCGGAGTACAACCACGGCTACCCGGCCGCCCTCAAGCACGCGATCGACGCGACCTACTGGGAGTGGGCGGCCAAGCCGGTCGGGTTCGTCTCGTACGGCGGGGCCTTCGGCGGCGTCCGCGCGGTCGAGCAGCTGCGCCAGGTGGTCGTCGAGCTGCACGGGACGACCGTCCGGGACCAGGTGGCGGTCCCCGCGGTCTACGCGGCGTTCGACCAGGAGGGCCGCGCGCGCGGTGAGGTGCCCGTCATCGGCGACCTCGACGCCCTGCTCGACCAGCTGCTGTGGTGGGGGCGGGCGCTGCGGGCAGCGCGCGCCGAGGTCCCGTACGCCGCCTGA
- a CDS encoding cystathionine beta-synthase translates to MDYAASVVDLIGGTPLVRLNKVTEGIAATVLAKVEYFNPGGSVKDRIAVRMIEAAEASGALQPGGTIVEPTSGNTGVGLAIVAQQRGYRCVFVCPDKVAVDKRNVLKAYGAEVVVCPTAVEPSDPRSYYSVSDRLARELPGGWKPDQYSNPEGPRSHYETTGPEIWKATDGRVTHFVTGVGTGGTITGTGRYLKEASGGAVRVIGADPQGSVYSGGTGRPYLVEGVGEDFWPTAYDPAVPDEIIAVSDRDSFAMTRRLAREEGLLVGGSCGMAVVAALEVARAAGPDDVVVVLLPDGGRGYLSKIFNDDWMASYGFLSTSAEATVGDVLRAKDHSDTPAFVHTHPGETVREAVDILREYAVSQLPVVRAEPPVKAAEIVGSVSERDLLDALFAGRASLADRLEQHMAEPLPIIGSGESVSAAVAALESAGAAVVIADGDPVGVITRQDLLAHLAR, encoded by the coding sequence ATGGACTACGCCGCCTCCGTCGTCGACCTCATCGGCGGCACCCCGCTGGTGCGCCTGAACAAGGTCACCGAGGGCATCGCCGCCACCGTGCTCGCCAAGGTCGAGTACTTCAACCCCGGCGGCTCGGTGAAGGACCGCATCGCCGTGCGGATGATCGAGGCGGCCGAGGCGTCCGGCGCGCTGCAGCCCGGGGGCACGATCGTCGAGCCCACCAGCGGCAACACCGGCGTGGGCCTGGCGATCGTCGCCCAGCAGCGCGGCTACCGCTGCGTCTTCGTCTGCCCGGACAAGGTCGCGGTCGACAAGCGCAACGTGCTCAAGGCGTACGGCGCGGAGGTCGTCGTCTGCCCGACCGCGGTCGAGCCGTCGGACCCGCGGTCCTACTACTCGGTCTCCGACCGGCTGGCGCGCGAGCTGCCCGGGGGCTGGAAGCCCGACCAGTACTCCAACCCGGAGGGGCCGCGCTCGCACTACGAGACCACCGGGCCCGAGATCTGGAAGGCGACCGACGGGCGCGTCACGCACTTCGTGACCGGCGTCGGCACCGGCGGCACGATCACCGGCACCGGGCGCTACCTCAAGGAGGCCTCCGGCGGCGCCGTGCGCGTCATCGGGGCCGACCCGCAGGGCTCGGTCTACAGCGGCGGGACGGGTCGTCCGTACCTCGTGGAGGGCGTGGGCGAGGACTTCTGGCCCACCGCGTACGACCCCGCGGTGCCGGACGAGATCATCGCCGTGTCCGACCGGGACTCGTTCGCGATGACGCGGCGGCTCGCGCGCGAGGAGGGGCTGCTCGTCGGCGGGTCGTGCGGGATGGCCGTGGTCGCGGCGCTCGAGGTCGCGCGCGCGGCGGGTCCCGACGACGTCGTGGTCGTGCTGCTGCCCGACGGCGGCCGCGGCTACCTCTCGAAGATCTTCAACGACGACTGGATGGCGTCGTACGGCTTCCTGTCGACCTCCGCCGAGGCGACCGTCGGCGACGTCCTGCGCGCCAAGGACCACTCGGACACGCCGGCCTTCGTCCACACGCACCCAGGCGAGACCGTGCGCGAGGCGGTCGACATCCTGCGCGAGTACGCCGTCTCGCAGCTCCCCGTCGTACGCGCCGAGCCCCCGGTCAAGGCCGCGGAGATCGTGGGCTCGGTCTCGGAGCGCGACCTGCTCGACGCGCTGTTCGCCGGGCGGGCCTCGCTCGCCGACCGGCTCGAGCAGCACATGGCCGAGCCGCTGCCGATCATCGGCTCGGGGGAGTCCGTGTCCGCGGCGGTCGCGGCACTGGAGAGCGCGGGCGCGGCGGTGGTCATCGCGGACGGCGACCCGGTGGGCGTCATCACGCGGCAGGACCTGCTGGCGCACCTGGCGCGGTAG
- a CDS encoding SPL family radical SAM protein, producing the protein MKLWTPKRVLVTRSAAERPHGQEIVARCAAAGVTDIQLLPGDRLPRTDEGDPRATYALAKQTLAVVVSPPSKRRPQPIPPSADWRFDLAEGCPAHCQYCYLAGSLSGPPITRAYANLDEILGELDVKVGAGTVTSASPERAHEGTTFEASCYTDPLGIEHVTGSLSAAVRHFGAHEFAGPVQLRFTTKYADVDPLLGLDHRGRTRVRVSVNAAPVSTRFEGGTAPVDDRLTAAGKLAADGYPVGLVVAPVMPVDGWQEAYADLLARAAGAIPATADLTIECITHRFTPGSKETLLEWYPRTKLDLDESRRTQKRTKFGSVKHVYPKETMRELRESLEGMLAEHLPQARLLYWT; encoded by the coding sequence ATGAAGCTCTGGACGCCGAAGCGCGTCCTCGTGACCAGGTCGGCGGCCGAGCGCCCGCACGGGCAGGAGATCGTCGCCCGCTGCGCGGCGGCCGGCGTGACCGACATCCAGCTGCTGCCCGGCGACCGGCTGCCGCGCACCGACGAGGGCGACCCCCGGGCGACGTACGCGCTGGCGAAGCAGACGCTCGCCGTCGTCGTCTCCCCGCCCTCCAAGCGCCGCCCCCAGCCGATCCCGCCGAGCGCGGACTGGCGCTTCGACCTCGCCGAGGGGTGCCCCGCGCACTGCCAGTACTGCTACCTCGCCGGCTCGCTGAGCGGCCCGCCGATCACCCGGGCGTACGCCAACCTCGACGAGATCCTCGGCGAGCTCGACGTCAAGGTCGGCGCCGGCACGGTCACGAGCGCGAGCCCGGAGCGCGCGCACGAGGGCACGACCTTCGAGGCGTCGTGCTACACCGACCCGCTCGGCATCGAGCACGTGACGGGCTCGTTATCCGCTGCGGTCAGGCACTTTGGCGCGCACGAGTTCGCGGGGCCGGTGCAGCTGCGCTTCACGACGAAGTACGCCGACGTCGACCCGCTGCTCGGCCTCGACCACCGCGGCCGCACCCGCGTGCGGGTCAGCGTCAACGCCGCGCCCGTCTCGACCCGCTTCGAGGGCGGTACGGCGCCCGTGGACGACCGGCTCACCGCCGCAGGCAAGCTCGCCGCGGACGGCTACCCCGTCGGCCTCGTCGTCGCACCGGTCATGCCGGTCGACGGCTGGCAGGAGGCGTACGCCGACCTGCTCGCCCGCGCCGCCGGCGCGATCCCCGCGACCGCGGACCTCACCATCGAGTGCATCACCCACCGCTTCACGCCGGGCTCGAAGGAGACCCTGCTGGAGTGGTACCCCCGCACCAAGCTCGACCTCGACGAGTCGCGACGCACGCAGAAGCGCACGAAGTTCGGCAGCGTCAAGCACGTCTACCCCAAGGAGACGATGCGCGAGCTGCGTGAAAGCCTCGAGGGGATGCTGGCCGAGCACCTGCCGCAGGCGCGGCTGCTCTACTGGACCTGA
- the msrA gene encoding peptide-methionine (S)-S-oxide reductase MsrA, with the protein MFGRLKTAPVTREQALPGRAVRPYAVPSTHTVLGTPVEGPFPEGLETAYFAMGCFWGAERAFWQVPGVYSTAVGYQGGYTPNPTYEETCTGLTGHTEAVQVVYDPAQVSYEQLAKVFWESHDPTQGNRQGNDVGTQYRSAAYWTSEAQREAIERTRGTFQERLAAKGYGPITTEVGPAGEFYYAEGYHQQYLSEAKNPYGYCGLGGTGVSCPVGLQA; encoded by the coding sequence ATGTTCGGACGCCTGAAGACCGCCCCCGTCACCCGCGAGCAGGCCCTCCCCGGCCGCGCCGTCCGCCCCTACGCCGTCCCGTCGACGCACACCGTGCTCGGCACGCCCGTCGAGGGCCCGTTCCCCGAGGGGCTCGAGACCGCGTACTTCGCCATGGGCTGCTTCTGGGGCGCGGAGCGCGCGTTCTGGCAGGTCCCGGGCGTCTACAGCACCGCGGTCGGCTACCAGGGCGGCTACACGCCGAACCCGACCTACGAGGAGACCTGCACGGGCCTGACCGGCCACACCGAGGCGGTCCAGGTCGTCTACGACCCCGCGCAGGTGTCGTACGAGCAGCTCGCCAAGGTCTTCTGGGAGTCGCACGACCCGACGCAGGGCAACCGGCAGGGCAACGACGTCGGCACGCAGTACCGCTCCGCGGCGTACTGGACCAGCGAGGCGCAGCGCGAGGCGATCGAGCGCACGCGCGGGACGTTCCAGGAGCGCCTCGCCGCCAAGGGGTACGGGCCGATCACGACCGAGGTCGGCCCCGCGGGCGAGTTCTACTACGCCGAGGGCTACCACCAGCAGTACCTCAGCGAGGCGAAGAACCCGTACGGCTACTGCGGTCTCGGCGGCACGGGCGTCTCCTGCCCGGTGGGCCTCCAGGCCTGA
- a CDS encoding DUF3140 domain-containing protein: protein MADDDTYARFREAVNMTPHQLEQWLETEESRSVGIAGGEKKSAPGGKESTGHESGRRIVEILRKGRSDLDADDEEQMGRVVAYVHRHLAQRPTKEDVEGSRWRASLMNWGHDPLKD, encoded by the coding sequence ATGGCCGACGACGACACGTACGCCCGCTTCCGCGAGGCGGTCAACATGACCCCGCACCAGCTCGAGCAGTGGCTCGAGACCGAGGAGTCGCGCTCCGTCGGGATCGCCGGGGGCGAGAAGAAGTCAGCGCCCGGCGGCAAGGAGTCCACGGGACACGAGAGCGGCCGGCGGATCGTCGAGATCCTGCGCAAGGGGCGCTCGGACCTCGACGCCGACGACGAGGAGCAGATGGGCCGGGTCGTGGCCTACGTCCACCGCCACCTCGCGCAGCGCCCGACGAAGGAGGACGTCGAGGGCTCGCGCTGGAGGGCGTCGCTGATGAACTGGGGCCACGACCCGCTCAAGGACTAG